Proteins encoded in a region of the Scyliorhinus canicula unplaced genomic scaffold, sScyCan1.1, whole genome shotgun sequence genome:
- the LOC119959534 gene encoding zinc finger protein 774-like, giving the protein MEKPWKCADCGKGFSYPSQLEVHHRSHTGERQFICSICGKGFTHSYNLLTHQRVHTEERPFTCPVCGKGFTRSSHSVTHQLVHTDKRPFTCPDCEKSFKCKKDLLTHQRIHTGERPFSCFVCGKGFIQSSHLQTHQLVHSDNKFFNCPDCEKSFKNKKDLLTHQYAHTGERPFTCSVCGKGFSRPSALLNHQRIHTGERPFSCSDCGKGFINSSNLLIHQQLHTGDRPFTCPECGKGFTRSYNLLTHQQVHNEGRPFTCSVCGKGFSQSSNLLTHQ; this is encoded by the coding sequence ATGGAGAAACCTTGGAAATGTgcggattgtgggaagggattcagttacccatcACAACTGGAAGTTCATCATCGCAGTCACACTGGTGAGAGACAGTTCATCTGCTccatttgtgggaagggattcacccattcatacaaccttctgacacaccagcgagttcacactgaggagagaccattcacctgccctgtgtgtgggaagggatttactcggtCATCCCACAGTGTGACTCAtcagcttgttcacactgataagagaccatttacatgtcctgactgtgagaagagttttaaatgtaaaaaggatctgctgacacatcaacgtattcacactggagagagaccgttctcCTGCttcgtgtgtgggaaaggattcattcagtcatcccacctgcagacacatcaacttGTTCATTCTGATAACAAATTTTTTAACtgtcctgactgtgagaagagctttaaaaacaaaaaggattTACTAACACACCAAtatgctcacactggggagaggccattcacctgctcggtgtgtgggaaaggattcagccgTCCATCTGCCCTACTGaaccaccagagaattcacactggggagaggccattcagctgctctgactgtgggaaaggattcattaattcatccaaccttctgatacaccagcaacttcatacaggggatagaccgttcacctgtcctgaatgtgggaagggattcacacgttCATACAATCTTCTGACACATCAGCAGGTTCACAATGAGGggaggccgttcacttgctcagtgtgtgggaagggattcagtcagtcatccaacctgctgacacaccagtga